GCTGTACGGGATGGATGTTGCGCTTATTCTGATGCAATTTGGAGATCTTCCGCTGCCCAATCTCAACCAACCGATGATTTGGTTGATGGATCCTGTGGCACGCCCCTTGTTTGATTGGTTGAAAGGGGGAGTGGTGTGATAAAGGATCGATTGATGACTCCGATCCAAGCCCAGACTGTGATGTTCCTCTTTATCCTGGGAACAGCCATCCTGAATATACCCGCCATCATCACCGCTTTGGCCAAACAGGACGCTTGGCTGTCCGTCCCTCTTGCCGCCTTGATCGGATGGCTAACTCCTCTGATGGTGGTTATCTTGTGTCAAATGCATAAAAGGCGATCCCTGGTGGACGTGTGCCAGTCCGTCATGGGACCTTATGCGGGCGCCTTGTTGGGGGCCGGATATGTGTTTTACGCGATCCACCTCGGAGTTCTCGTCACCAATGATGCGGGTATGTTCGAGACGATGATGCTGCAACCGAGGACGCCGCTGTGGCTGTTTCATCTCCTGATCCTGGTCGTCGCCGTCTATGCCTATCGCCTGGGCCCCGAAATCCTCGGTCGTTTCAGCCAAATGTTGCTCATCATCGTCATCGTGGTGATTGCGTTGACCTTTCTGTTGCTGATCGGAAGGCTCCACCCCGAAAACCTCCTCCCGATCCTGGGCGGAGGATGGAGGCGACTTGCCGCCGGAGCGTATCCCGCCGTGGGCTTCCCTTTTCTGGAGACGGTCATCGTGACCGGGTGGATCCTTCCGCAGGTGGAGGAAACCACCGGATTTCTCCGGGGGATGACCGTGGCATATTTTCTGGGGGCGGTATTTCTAGCGCTGGCCATCCTGTTCACCCTGATGGTTTTCGGAGCCGAATGGTCCGCCCATCTCACTTATCCGTTGTACGCCCTGGCCCAACAAGCGGGGATCACCGATGTCATCGAACGCATTGAAGCCCTGACGCTGATCGCCTGGATCGCCTGCGTGCAGATCAAGTTAATCGTCTGCTTTGCTTTTGCTCTGGATGGAATCCGCACGCTGTTGCGCGTTCCCGATGCACGCCTGTTTTCCATTCCGTTGGCGGTCGCCATGATGATCTTTGCCGAAACCAGTGTTCCCAGCGAGGTTTATCTGACCGAGAGCGTGAACATCTACTGGACGCCCTATTCCTCCGTGTTCGGGGTGTTCGCGCCGCTTCTACTGCTGGCGGTCACTTGGATCCGGAGAATGGGAAAAAAGCGGAGGAAAGCGTCCTTTTAATCCCAGTGAACAATGGACAAGGAGCAGTTGCTCGCTGTGTTTATCGGAAATCCCTATAGAGAAAAATGCAAGCCCCCTGCGGGTCGCAGGGGGCAAACCGTCTTAATCGCAGTTTTGTTCCGCGGAGATCGGTTTCAGCTCTTTCAGTGCGGGAAATCGGAGCGGAGCAGGCCCCTCACCAACACGTCGTGGTACTGCCCGTTCCGGTACAGTTCTTCCCGCAGTATGCCCTCCACCCGGAAACCGCATTTTTGGTAGGCACGGATCGCCCGACGGTTGAAGGCGAACACCGTCAACTTGAGTTTTCGGAGATTCATCTGCCGGAAGGCGAATCGGGTCAAGATGCGGATGGCGTCGCTTCCGTATCCCTTCCCCTGATGGGGCTTCCCGATGGAGATGCCGATCCGGGCGAAGCGGTGGTGCCAATTGACGTCAAAAAGGGCCAGGGAACCGATAAATTCTCCGCCCAAGGTTTCCACCGCAAAGAGAAAGGCATCTTCCCCTGAAGCCAGGGTTTCCGGCAGAGACCGGAGTTTATCCGGTTGCGGAGGAAAGGGGATCCCGTCATCCATCAGCAGGCGGGTTTCCAGATCGCTTTCCCATTCGACAAACCGGTCGGTGTCTTCTTCCCTAAAGGCGCGCAGTCGCACTTTTTCGCCGGTGAACAATTCCTTTTGCCCCCTTCATGACCGTGACAAATTCCGGCGGGACGACACCTTCCGGCAATGGGTGACATCACAAGGCGTTCCTCCTTCAGTCGCGGAATAAGGGCATTATATTGAAAAATAAATAAATGGTCAATGGAGAAGCGCCGGCAAGATTTCGCCCCCGGAAACGGGTCTCTCAGGGGATTGGAAGGGATGAGGTGGGATGGGTCGTTTTTTCTTGAGCGGAAAAAATCGGCGCAATCGCTCTCACCAAATTCGGTGCAAACCCCCTTGTCTGGTGGCCGAAGGGGGTTGTGCCGCTCCGTTTCGTTGCAATAGCAAAGGCACTCGCGGCACAACCCCCTCAGCCATGTGTAGACGAAAGTGAGTCAATTGTGATCCGTTCCTTCTCCGATTCTTACCTACACTTTTTGCAGTACTTCGCCGGATCCAACTCCTCCAGCAGCGGAAACATCCCGTTTCGAGCGAAGATGGCCAGCCGGTGAAGGGGGCGGGTCATGGCCACATACAGAAGTTTCAGGTCGAGTTCGTCGCGGGTGTAGGGCTCATCCAACATGAGGAGGATCGCCAGATCAAACTCCAGTCCCTTGGCCGTATGGGCGGGCACGATGATGATATCCGCGTCTTCGAAGGTGGATTCCCCCGTCAGGAGCTGGAGGGACCAGTCCGTTCTCCGCTTCAGCAGTTTTTCGATCTTTCGGCATTCCCGAAGGGAGCGGCCGATGACGGCGACGGAGCGAAAGCCGTTGGTTTTTGCCCGTTCCAGTTCGTTCCGGATCCAGTCCACCGGCTCTTCGGGGTCGTCGAACAGGCGGATGAGGGGTTTGTCCCCGTGGCGCACCACCGGCCGGGCGGGAAGGATGCCGGGGGCGTTCATCAGACCGATGATCTGGTTGGCCAGTTCCATGATTTCCACGGTGGTCCGGTAGCTCTTTTCCAGGGTGAGGAACTGGCAGCGGTC
The Planifilum fimeticola genome window above contains:
- a CDS encoding GerAB/ArcD/ProY family transporter translates to MIKDRLMTPIQAQTVMFLFILGTAILNIPAIITALAKQDAWLSVPLAALIGWLTPLMVVILCQMHKRRSLVDVCQSVMGPYAGALLGAGYVFYAIHLGVLVTNDAGMFETMMLQPRTPLWLFHLLILVVAVYAYRLGPEILGRFSQMLLIIVIVVIALTFLLLIGRLHPENLLPILGGGWRRLAAGAYPAVGFPFLETVIVTGWILPQVEETTGFLRGMTVAYFLGAVFLALAILFTLMVFGAEWSAHLTYPLYALAQQAGITDVIERIEALTLIAWIACVQIKLIVCFAFALDGIRTLLRVPDARLFSIPLAVAMMIFAETSVPSEVYLTESVNIYWTPYSSVFGVFAPLLLLAVTWIRRMGKKRRKASF
- a CDS encoding GNAT family N-acetyltransferase; this translates as MFTGEKVRLRAFREEDTDRFVEWESDLETRLLMDDGIPFPPQPDKLRSLPETLASGEDAFLFAVETLGGEFIGSLALFDVNWHHRFARIGISIGKPHQGKGYGSDAIRILTRFAFRQMNLRKLKLTVFAFNRRAIRAYQKCGFRVEGILREELYRNGQYHDVLVRGLLRSDFPH